A single region of the Sorghum bicolor cultivar BTx623 chromosome 7, Sorghum_bicolor_NCBIv3, whole genome shotgun sequence genome encodes:
- the LOC8073537 gene encoding momilactone A synthase, producing MFSRALQVILREKKSRTIGPALVHAFNSASSSQTQRLAGKVAVITGGASGIGKATAAEFVRNGARVVIADIQDDLGRAVAAELGPDNACCYTHCDVADEAQVAAAVDLAVARHGQLDVMFNNAGITGSPGCGWPPLGAVDLADFDRVMAVNARGVLAGLKHAARVMVPRRRGSIICTASVAGLCGGMVAVAYSASKATVIGLVRAVAAEMASSGVRVNAISPYAVPTPLALAAVASRQSMRGLSAEEIKRRVEIDSNVMYGTKLEEDDIARAALYLASDDAKYVNGHNLVVDGGFTVSREVPKILAQARPRSDERSAWILLRGRC from the exons ATGTTCAGCAGAGCCTTGCAGGTGATTCTCAG GGAGAAGAAGAGCAGGACGATTGGTCCAGCCTTGGTCCATGCCTTCAACTCGGCTTCCAGCTCTCAAACTCAGAG GCTGGCTGGAAAGGTCGCCGTCATCACCGGGGGCGCGAGCGGCATCGGCAAGGCGACCGCAGCCGAGTTCGTGAGAAACGGGGCGAGGGTCGTCATCGCCGACATCCAGGACGACCTCGGCCGTGCCGTTGCCGCCGAGCTCGGACCCGACAACGCGTGCTGCTACACCCACTGCGACGTCGCCGACGAGGCGcaggtcgccgccgccgtggaccTCGCAGTGGCCCGCCACGGCCAGCTCGACGTCATGTTCAACAACGCCGGCATCACGGGCTCCCCCGGGTGCGGGTGGCCACCGCTCGGCGCCGTGGACCTCGCCGACTTCGACCGCGTCATGGCCGTCAACGCCCGCGGAGTGCTGGCGGGGCTCAAGCACGCCGCGCGCGTCATGGTGCCGCGCCGCCGCGGCAGCATCATCTGCACCGCCAGCGTCGCCGGCCTGTGCGGCGGCATGGTTGCCGTCGCGTACAGCGCCTCCAAGGCGACGGTGATCGGCCTGGTGCGCGCTGTGGCGGCGGAGATGGCGTCCTCCGGGGTGCGCGTCAACGCCATCTCTCCCTACGCCGTCCCGACGCCTCTGGCGCTGGCAGCGGTCGCCTCGAGGCAATCGATGAGGGGATTGAGCGCCGAGGAGATTAAGCGGAGGGTGGAGATAGACTCGAACGTGATGTACGGGACGAAGTTGGAGGAGGACGACATCGCGAGGGCGGCACTCTACCTGGCGTCCGACGACGCTAAGTATGTCAACGGCCACAACCTCGTCGTCGACGGCGGCTTCACGGTGAGCAGAGAAGTACCAAAAATCCTGGCACAAGCACGCCCAAGGAGTGATGAACGGTCCGCATGGATTTTACTTCGTGGGCGCTGCTGA